GGCCGCTGGTTCCGGTCACCCCAATGGCACCGCCGTAACTGGCCCCGATGGCCACTCCCACAGCGGCGATCTCATCCTCGGCTTGGAAGGTTTTCACACCGTAGCGCCGCATTTCGGCCAGCCCTTCCAGAATCGGACTCGCCGGGGTGATCGGGTAACTGCCATATACAAGGGTGCGGCCGCTGAGCAGGGCAGCCGCAGTCAGGCCGAGCACCGTCGCCTCATTGCCGGTGATTTTGCGGTAGGTACCTGGAGCTAGTCGCGCGCGCTCCACGCGGTATTGGACGTGGGACAGTTCTAGGGTTTCCCCGTAGTTGTAACCGGCCTTGAGAGCCGCGGTGTTGGCTTGCAAGTATTGCGGATTTTTGGCGAACTTTTCTTGAATCCATTTAAGGGTCGGTTCCGTTGGCCGCTCATAGAGCCAGTAAACCAGACCCAAGGCGAAGAAGTTCTTGCAGCGGTCCGCTTCCTTGGGGCTAAGTTTGCATTGGGCAACTGCCTCGCGGGTAAGTTTGGCGATGGGAACCCGAATGACGCGGTAATTGTTCAGACTGCCGTCCTCAAGGGGGTTGCGTTCATAACGGGCTTTTTCCAGATCGGTAGGTGTAAAGTTATCGGTGTTCACGATCAGAATGCCGCCCGGTCTCAGGTCCTTGATGTTAGTTTTGAGGGCAGCCGGATTCATCACTACCAGGGCGTCGAGTTCGTCGCCAGGGGTGTGGATGTCGTTGCTGCTGAAGTGGATTTGGAAGCCGGAGACCCCAGCCAGTGTACCCGCCGGAGCACGGATTTCCGCGGGATAATCGGGGAAGGTGGCAATGTCGTTGCCGACGATGGCCGAGGTGTTGGTGAACTGGGTTCCGGCTAATTGCATGCCATCCCCGGAATCTCCTGCAAAGCGAATAGTCGCTTCGCGCAGAATCTGGATAGGGCGGCGAGTTTGCTCGGGAACGTGAGAATGTTGGGAGTGTTCCATAGGAGGAGAAGTTGTAGCGGAGCCGTTTTCTAGGGTCATGAGATCAGGTCCCTGTGAAATAATGGGTGGTCATAGTTATTAGGGCTGCACCGTAGGGGGGGAGAGTTCATCCAAGGGCATCCCTCATCAGGTATCATACGTTCTCTTCATCGGCTGGCAGCCAGGGGGTGTTCAATCCATGAACAAGCAGGGCAGGCCATCCTTGCGCCAAGCCGCTGGGGATGAGGGGCAGGGAAGGAGGACAGACGGGCAGCCTAGGCACCTTCGGGAGCTTCGGGAAACTGCCGGGGATCAGGCGGCTGATTGAAAACCACCGCCGGAAAATGCTCCACGATGTAGTGGACCACTTGTCGGGCGGAAATGACCCCGACTGGCCGTCCGTTGCTGTCCACCACCGGCAGGTGCCGGTAGCCGCCCTCTTGCATGCGGCGAATAGCCACACGTAGAGGCTCTTGCAATTCCGCCGTTGCGGGAGACGGTGTCATCACCTCCCGCAGGGGAATATCGAGAGAGCGACCCGGAGCTAACACCCGGGTGAGCAGGTCACGCTCGGTGAACAAACCGACCAGCCGTCCGCCGCTGGTGACCAACAGGCAGCCACTGCGGCCTGCTCGCATGGTCTCCACCGCTGCCCGCACCAACGCGTCCGCATCCAGGGTCAGAGCCGGAGCGGGAGCGAGCCGGGCGACACTGTCCACCCGTAGGTTTTTGGACAACTCCCGCGCTACGGGGTCCGGCGATCGGCTAGCCTGTGCTGACATCGGCTGGTCCATTATCCCTCATCCCACACCCAGACGGGTGTCAGGATGGCTTATTCCTATTGTGGAACATTTTCCACAACGGGCAAGTTGTAGCGGCGGCTTGGTTCGATGGAACCGCACGGTGAGGCGGCGGCCCATAACTGCGCAATCACGGCATCGGCCACAAACAACCCCCTCCGCGTCAGGCGCAGAGCCGCCC
This genomic interval from Thermogemmata fonticola contains the following:
- a CDS encoding 2-oxoacid:acceptor oxidoreductase subunit alpha, which encodes MEHSQHSHVPEQTRRPIQILREATIRFAGDSGDGMQLAGTQFTNTSAIVGNDIATFPDYPAEIRAPAGTLAGVSGFQIHFSSNDIHTPGDELDALVVMNPAALKTNIKDLRPGGILIVNTDNFTPTDLEKARYERNPLEDGSLNNYRVIRVPIAKLTREAVAQCKLSPKEADRCKNFFALGLVYWLYERPTEPTLKWIQEKFAKNPQYLQANTAALKAGYNYGETLELSHVQYRVERARLAPGTYRKITGNEATVLGLTAAALLSGRTLVYGSYPITPASPILEGLAEMRRYGVKTFQAEDEIAAVGVAIGASYGGAIGVTGTSGPGVCLKSEAINLAVMTELPLVVIDVQRGGPSTGLPTKTEQADLLQALFGRNGDSPVAVVAPRSPADCFDMILEAVRLATQFMCPVFFLSDGYLANGAEPWRIPDIQNLPRLSITFATQPNSQGWNGPAHETSMDGEGGGAGKFLPYKRDARLVRPWAIPGTPGLEHRIGGLEKQDITGNISYDPLNHEHMTRVRRQKIENIADFIPELEVTGDTDADILLAGWGGTYGAITTAVERLRRRGIKVAQTHFRYLNPMPKNTEAVLKRYKTILVPELNTGQLCWLLRAKYLVPAISVSKVQGKPFLVSELEAAVEKALSQKTS
- a CDS encoding CBS domain-containing protein is translated as MSAQASRSPDPVARELSKNLRVDSVARLAPAPALTLDADALVRAAVETMRAGRSGCLLVTSGGRLVGLFTERDLLTRVLAPGRSLDIPLREVMTPSPATAELQEPLRVAIRRMQEGGYRHLPVVDSNGRPVGVISARQVVHYIVEHFPAVVFNQPPDPRQFPEAPEGA